The DNA region AGGGCGACCTGTCGCGCAAGATCACGGTGGATGTGAAGGGCGAGGTGCTGCAGCTCAAGAACACCATCAACACGATGGTGGACCAGCTGAACTCGTTCGCCTCGGAAGTGACCCGCGTCGCGCGCGAGGTGGGCACCGAGGGCAAGCTGGGTGGCCAGGCCGAAGTGCAGGGCGTGAGCGGCACCTGGAAGGACCTCACCGACAACGTGAACTTCATGGCCGGCAACCTCACCACGCAGGTGCGTGGGATTGCCAAGGTCGTGACCGCGGTCGCCAACGGTGACCTCACCCAGCGCCTGAAGGTGGAGGCGAAGGGCGAGGTGGCGGAGCTCGCCGACACCATCAACGCGATGACCGACACGCTGAGCACCTTCGCGGAGCAGGTGACGGACGTGGCCCGCACGGTGGGCGTGGAGGGGAAGCTGGGCGCCCAGGCCGCGGTGCCGGGCGTGGCGGGTACCTGGAAGGACCTCACCAACAACGTGAACCTGCTGGCGAACAACCTCACCGCCCAGGTGCGCAACATCGCGGAGGTCACCACGGCCGTCGCGAAGGGTGACCTCAGCAAGAAGATCACCGTGGACGCGCGCGGCGAGGTGCTCCAGCTCAAGGACACCATCAACATCATGGTGGACCAGCTCCGCAGCTTCGCAGGTGAGGTGACCCGCGTCGCGAAGGAGGTGGGCACCGAGGGGAAGCTGGGCGGTCAGGCCGACGTGCAGGGTGTGTCGGGCGTCTGGAAGGACCTCACCGACAACGTGAACTTCATGGCGTCCAACCTGACCACTCAGGTGCGCGGCATCGTGAAGGTGGTGACCGCGGTCGCAGGCGGTGACCTCTCGCAGAAGCTCGTCGTGGAGGCGAAGGGTGAGATCGCGGCCCTCGCCGACACGCTCAACGCGATGACCAAGACGCTCTCCATCTTCGCCCAGCAGGTGACCAGCGTCGCCCGCACGGTGGGCGTGGAGGGGAAGCTGGGCGCCCAGGCCGAGGTGCCGGGCGTCGCCGGTACGTGGAAGGACCTCACGGACAACGTGAACCTGCTCGCGAACAACCTCACGGCGCAGGTGCGCAACATCGCGGAGGTGACCACCGCGGTGGCCACCGGTGACCTCTCCAAGAAGATCACCGTGGACGTGAAGGGCGAGGTGCTCGAGCTGAAGAACACCATCAACACGATGGTGGATCAGCTGCGCAGCTTCGCGGGCGAGGTGACGCGCGTCGCGAAGGAGGTGGGTACGGAAGGAAAGCTGGGCGGCCAGGCCGACGTGCAGGGCGTGTCCGGCACCTGGAAGGACCTCACCGACAACGTGAACGTCCTCGCCGGGAACCTCACCGCGCAGGTGCGCAACATCGCGCTCGTGACGACGGCGGTCGCGAACGGCGACCTCTCGCAGAAGATCACGGTGTCGGTGAAGGGTGAGGTGCTCGAGCTGAAGAACACCATCAACACGATGGTGGACCAGCTGCGCGCCTTCGCCTCGGAAGTGACCCGCGTCGCTCGCGAGGTGGGCACCGACGGAAAGCTGGGCGGTCAGGCGCAGGTGCCCGGCGTGAGCGGCACCTGGAAGGACCTGACGGACAACGTGAACCTGCTGGCCGGTAACCTCACCGACCAGGTGCGCAACATCGCGAAGGTCACCACGGCGGTTGCGAACGGCGACCTCTCGCAGAAGATCTCGGTCGACGTGAAGGGCGAGGTGCTCGAGCTCAAGAACACCATCAACACCATGGTGGACCAGCTGAACTCCTTCGCCGCCGAGGTGACCCGCGTCGCGCGCGAGGTGGGCACGGAGGGCAAGCTCGGTGGACAGGCCCAGGTGAAGGGCGTGAGCGGCACCTGGAAGGACCTCACCGACAACGTGAACCTGCTCGCAGGCAACCTGACCAACCAGGTGCGCAACATCGCCGAGGTCACGACCTCGGTCGCGAAGGGTGACCTCTCCAAGAAGATCACGGTGGACGTGAAGGGCGAGGTGCTCGAGTTGAAGAACACCATCAACACGATGGTGGACCAGCTGAACTCGTTCGCAGGCGAGGTGACCCGCGTGGCCCGCGAGGTGGGCACGGAGGGCAAGCTCGGTGGTCAGGCGCAGGTGCCCGGTGTCTCCGGTACCTGGAAGGACCTGACGGACAACGTGAACTTCATGGCCTCCAACCTGACCACCCAGGTGCGCGGCATCGTGAAGGTGGTGACGGCCGTTGCGAACGGCGACCTGCGCCAGAAGCTGGTCGTCGAGGCGAAGGGCGAGGTCGCCGCGCTCGCGGAGACGATCAACAACATGACCACCACGCTGAGCACCTTCGCGGACCAGGTGTCCACGGTGGCGCGCGAGGTGGGCGTGGAGGGGAAGCTGGGCGGCCAGGCTCGCGTGCCCGGTGTCGCTGGCACCTGGAAGGACCTCACCGACAACGTGAACTTCATGGCCTCGAACCTGACCACTCAGGTGCGCGGGATCGTGAAGGTGGTGACCGCGGTCGCCAACGGTGACCTCTCGCAGAAGCTGGTGGGCGTGGAGGCGAAGGGCGAGATCGCGGCCCTCGCGGACACCATCAACGGAATGACGGACACCCTGGGCACCTTCGCCGAGCAGGTGACGACGGTGGCCCGCGAGGTGGGTATCGAAGGGAAGCTGGGCGGCCAGGCGAAGGTGCCTGGCGCGATGGGCACCTGGCGGCAGCTCACGGACAACGTGAACCAGCTCGCAGGGACGCTGACCTCTCAGCTGCGCGCCATCTCCGACGTGGCCACTGCGGTGACCAAGGGTGACCTCACCCGGTCCATCACGGTGAACGCGGAGGGCGAGGTCGCGGCGCTGAAGGACAACATCAACCAGATGATCGTCAACCTCAAGGAGACGACCCAGAAGAACCAGGAGCAGGACTGGCTCAAGACGAACCTCGCCAAGTTCGGCGGCATGATGCAGGGCCAGAAGAACCTGGAGGCGGTGAGCCGGCTCATCATGAGCGAGCTCACGCCGCTGGTCTCCGCGCACCACGGCGCCTTCTTCCTCATGGACGCGGGCAGCAACGGGAGCGCCGCGCACCTGAAGCTGACCAGCACCTACGCGTACCGCGAGCGCAAGCACCTCTCCAACCGCTTCGCCCTCGGTGAGAGCCTCGTGGGCCAGTGCGCGCTGGAGAAGAAGACGATTCTCCTCACCAAGGTCCCGAGCGACTACATCACCATCAACTCGGGCCTCGGCGAGGCGGCGCCGCTCAACATCATCGTCCTCCCCGTGCTCTTCGAGGGCCAGGTGATGGCGGTGATCGAGCTCGCCTCGTTCCACCCCTTCAGCGCCATCCACCAGCTCTTCCTCGACCAGCTGATGGAGAGCATCGGCGTCGTGCTGAACATGATCAGCGCGAACATGCGTACGGAGGAGCTGCTGCAGCAGTCGCAGAGCCTCACGCAGGAGCTGCAGAGCCAGTCCAAGGAGCTCACCCAGCAGCAGGACGAGCTGCGCCGCACCAACAGCGCCCTGGCGAAGCAGGCCGTGGAGCTGGAGGAGAAGGCGAAGCTGCTCGCCGAGCAGAACCAGCAGGTGGAAGAGAAGAACCGCGAGGTGGAGCTCGCCCGCGCGAGCCTCGAGGACAAGGCGGAGCAGCTGGCGCTCGCGTCCAAGTACAAGAGCGAGTTCCTCGCCAACATGAGCCACGAGCTGCGCACGCCGCTCAACAGCCTGCTCATCCTCGCGAAGCTGCTGGCCGAGAACAAGGAGCAGCACCTGAGCGCCAAGGAGGTCGAGTTCGCGAAGACCATCCAGGCCTCGGGCTCGGACCTGCTCAGCCTCATCAACGAGATCCTCGACCTGAGCAAGGTGGAGGCCGGCAAGATGCAGGTGGAGCCGCGCGACGTGCCCCTCACCGAGGTGAAGGAGTTCGTGGAGCGCAGCTTCCAGCACATGGCGGAGCAGAAGGGGCTGGGCTTCAGCGTGACGCTCGCGGGCGGCCTGCCCTACGGCATCCGCACGGACCCGCAGCGCCTGCAGCAGGTGCTCAAGAACCTGCTCAGCAACGCGTTCAAGTTCACCGACACGGGCCGCGTGGAGCTGCGCGTGCTGCCGGTGGACAACAAGCGCATGCGCTTCGAGAACGAGGCGCTCAACCGCGCCGACCGCGTGCTCGCCTTCAGCGTCACCGACACGGGCATCGGCATCCCGCAGTCGAAGCAGAAGATCATCTTCGAGGCCTTCCAGCAGGCGGACGGCAGCACCAGCCGCAAGTACGGCGGCACCGGCCTGGGCCTGTCCATCAGCCGCGAGATCACGCGCCTGCTGGGCGGTGAGATCCGCGTGGAGAGCCAGCCGAACAAGGGCAGCACCTTCACCCTCTACCTGCCCAAGAAGTACGTGAGCCCGGACGGCGACGAGGGCGGCGGCAACGGCAACGGCGGTGGCGGCAACGGCGGCGGCCATCGCAGCCCCGAGCCCACCATCGAGGAGGGGCTGCGCGCGCTGAACGAGCGGGGCCCTGCGCTGCTGGACATGCCCGCCGCGCCCAGCACCCTGGTGCCGGAGGCGGTGGAGGACGACCACGACAACCTGCGCGAGGGCGACCGCGTGCTGCTGGTCATCGAGGACGACGCGAAGTTCGCGCGCATCCTCGTGGACATGGCGCGCGAGCGCGGCTTCAAGGCGGTGGTGGCCAACCGCGGCGACACCGGCCTGAGCCTCGCGAGCCAGCTGCTGCCGGACGCCATCACCCTGGACATCCAGCTGCCGGTGCTCGACGGCTGGAGCGTGCTGGACCGCATCAAGCGCAACCCGCGCACCCGCCACATCCCGGTGCACGTGATCAGCGTGATGGACCGCCACCAGCGCGGCGCCACCATGGGCGCCTTCGCCTACCTGGAGAAGCCCGTGAGCAAGGAGGCGCTCGAGGGGGCCTTCAGCCACATCTCCAGCTTCCTCGACCGCCCGGTGAAGCTCTTGCTGGTGGTGGAGGACGACGCCGCCCAGCGCAGCAGCATCAGCGAGCTGCTGGGCAACGACGCCGGCGTGGAGATCACCGCGGTCTCCACCGGCATCGAGGCGCGCCAGGCGCTCGAGGAGAAGGAGTTCGACTGCATGGTCTTCGACCTGCTCCTGCCGGACCAGGACGGCTTCAAGCTGCTCGAGAACATCAAGGCGGACCCGAAGTTCAAGAACCTGCCGGTCATCGTCTACACGAGCAAGGACCTGAGCCTCGCCGAGGAGCGCGAGCTCAAGCGCCACGCGGAGAGCGTCATCGTGAAGAGCGGGCTGCGCAGCCCGGAGAAGCTCGCCGCGGACACCGCGCTGTTCCTCGGCAAGGTGGAGAGCACTGCGGGCGACCGCCGCCTGCTGCCGCAGGTGCCCGCGCCCACCATGAACCTCAACGGCCTCAAGGTGCTGGTGGTGGACGACGACATCCGCAACATCTTCGCCCTCACCAGCGCGCTCGAGGGCAAGGGCATGGAGGTGCTCACCGCGGAGAACGGCAAGGCGGGCATCGAGGTGCTCGGCGCCCACCCGGACGTGGACGCCATCCTGATGGACGTGATGATGCCGGAGATGGACGGCTACGAGACCATGCGCGCCATCCGCCAGGACGCGCGCTTCGGCGCCCTGCCGATCATCGCCGTCACCGCCAAGGCGCTGAAGGACGACCGCGAGCGCTGCCTCGCGGCCGGCGCCAGCGACTACATGCCCAAGCCGGTGGACACCGACCGGCTCGCGGAGCTGCTGCGCCTCTGGCGCCGCTAGTTGCCCTCTCCCGTGACGGACAGCTCGCTCGCGAGGACCGCCGTCCCGCCCGACTCCGGCCCCCAGGCGGGGGACGGGGCGGTGGCGGCGCGCGTGCTGCTGGTCGACGACAGCCCGGCGAATCTGCTCGCGCTCTCGGCGGTGCTCGAGCCGCTGGGGGTGCAGCTGGAGACGGCCGCCAACGGGCTGGAGGCGCTGCGCCTGCTGCTGCACCAGGACTTCGCGGTGGTGGTGCTGGATGTGCACATGCCGGGCGGGGTGAGCGGCTTCGAGGTGGCGCGCCTGCTGCGCGAGCGCGAGCGCACCCGGCACCTGCCGCTCATCTTCGTCACCGGCAAGGAGCTCGCGCCGGAGTCGGTGGCGCAGGGCTACACGCACGGCGCGGTGGACTACCTGCTCAAGCCGGTGGACCCGCACGCGCTGCGCTCGAAGGTGTCCGTCTTCGTGGACCTGTACCGGGCGCGCGAGGAGGTGCGCCGCCAGGCCGAGGTCATCCAGCGCCAGGAGCGCGCACTCGCCGAGGCGCTCAAGGCGGAGCTGCACCAGAGCGAGGCGCTGTTCCGCTCCTTCTTCGGCGGCGCCGGCGTGCCCCTGGTGCAGGCGGAGCCGGCCACCGGGCGCATGCTCGCGGTGAACGCCGCCTTCTGCCGCGCGCTGGGCTACCGCGAGGAGGAGCTGGTGGGCCGCGCCATCTGGGAGCTGAGCCCGCCGGAGGCGCGCGCGCAGGACCAGCAGCGCTTCGAGCGGCTCGCCCGCGAGGAGATTCCCGCCTACTCCGCCGAGAAGCGCTACCTGCGCAAGGACGGCAGCGCGTGGTGGGGCGAGGTGACGGCGAACCTGCTGCGAGACCCCGAGGGGCGCGTCACGCGCGTGGCCGCCGTGGTGCAGGACCTCACCGAGCGCAAGGCGGCCGAGGCGGCGCGCGAGGAGGGCGAGCGGCAGCTGCGCCTGCTCACGGACGCGCTGCCGGTGGTGGTGGCCTTCATCGACGCGGAGCAGCGCTACCGGCTCGCCAACCGCACCTACGAGGCCTGGTTCGGGCTGGACCCGGCGTCCCTCATCGGCCGCACCATGCAGGAGGTGCTCGGGGACGAGGTCTACCTGCGCGTGCGCCACCACATCGAGGCGGCGCTGCGGGGCGAGCCTCAGCTGTACGAGCAGGAGCTGCCCTACCGCCAGGGCTCGCGCACGGTGCGCGCGATGTACATCCCGCACCGCACCCCCACCGGCGCGGTGGAGGGCTTCTTCGTGCTGGTGACGGACATCTCCGAGCAGGCGCGCCACGCGAAGGAGCGCACGCGGCTGCTGGAGGAGGCGCAGGCGGGCGTACGGCTGCGCGACGAGTTCCTCAGCGTGGCGAGCCACGAGCTGCGCACGCCCGTCACCTCCCTGCAGCT from Aggregicoccus sp. 17bor-14 includes:
- a CDS encoding PAS domain S-box protein, producing the protein MTDSSLARTAVPPDSGPQAGDGAVAARVLLVDDSPANLLALSAVLEPLGVQLETAANGLEALRLLLHQDFAVVVLDVHMPGGVSGFEVARLLRERERTRHLPLIFVTGKELAPESVAQGYTHGAVDYLLKPVDPHALRSKVSVFVDLYRAREEVRRQAEVIQRQERALAEALKAELHQSEALFRSFFGGAGVPLVQAEPATGRMLAVNAAFCRALGYREEELVGRAIWELSPPEARAQDQQRFERLAREEIPAYSAEKRYLRKDGSAWWGEVTANLLRDPEGRVTRVAAVVQDLTERKAAEAAREEGERQLRLLTDALPVVVAFIDAEQRYRLANRTYEAWFGLDPASLIGRTMQEVLGDEVYLRVRHHIEAALRGEPQLYEQELPYRQGSRTVRAMYIPHRTPTGAVEGFFVLVTDISEQARHAKERTRLLEEAQAGVRLRDEFLSVASHELRTPVTSLQLQLQLLARALVAGSPEAERLGTAQRQVARLAALIGSLLDVSRIAGGRLELQRAPADLSALVREALERLAPVFAEAGCPVELQLPPGPVQGLWDVQRVDQVLVNLLSNAAKYGAGSPVQVRIDRVGECEAERVRVSVTDGGIGIAPEVLPRLFGRFERGVSDRNYGGLGLGLYISRQLAEAMGGSIAVQSEAGRGSTFTLELPLGLPPEVPERA
- a CDS encoding HAMP domain-containing protein, which gives rise to MEAANLGDFKRRLPVYGTHPLVDRLAEAFNTGVSLNAALTHEMVRVERVVGREGRMTERVNLGNVRGDWATSVNSINALIGDLVQPTTEVARVLVAVAEGDLSQKMALEIDGQPVKGEFLRIGTTVNAMVDQLSAFAAEVTRVAKEVGTEGKLGGQAEVQGVSGVWKDLTDNVNVLAGNLTAQVRNIAKVTTAVAKGDLSQKITVDVRGEVLELKNTINTMVDQLNSFAAEVTRVAKEVGTEGKLGGQADVQGVSGVWKDLTDNVNFMASNLTTQVRGIVKVVTAVAGGDLSQKLEVPSKGEIAALGKTLNNMTDTLGVFAQQVISVARTVGVEGKLGAQAEVPGAAGMWRQLTDNVNLMANNLTNQVRNIAEVTTAVAKGDLSKKITVDVKGEVLELKNTINTMVDQLNSFAGEVTRVAREVGTEGKLGGQAQVPGVSGTWKDLTDNVNLLAGNLTTQVRNIAEVTTSVAKGDLSRKITVDVKGEVLQLKNTINTMVDQLNSFASEVTRVAREVGTEGKLGGQAEVQGVSGTWKDLTDNVNFMAGNLTTQVRGIAKVVTAVANGDLTQRLKVEAKGEVAELADTINAMTDTLSTFAEQVTDVARTVGVEGKLGAQAAVPGVAGTWKDLTNNVNLLANNLTAQVRNIAEVTTAVAKGDLSKKITVDARGEVLQLKDTINIMVDQLRSFAGEVTRVAKEVGTEGKLGGQADVQGVSGVWKDLTDNVNFMASNLTTQVRGIVKVVTAVAGGDLSQKLVVEAKGEIAALADTLNAMTKTLSIFAQQVTSVARTVGVEGKLGAQAEVPGVAGTWKDLTDNVNLLANNLTAQVRNIAEVTTAVATGDLSKKITVDVKGEVLELKNTINTMVDQLRSFAGEVTRVAKEVGTEGKLGGQADVQGVSGTWKDLTDNVNVLAGNLTAQVRNIALVTTAVANGDLSQKITVSVKGEVLELKNTINTMVDQLRAFASEVTRVAREVGTDGKLGGQAQVPGVSGTWKDLTDNVNLLAGNLTDQVRNIAKVTTAVANGDLSQKISVDVKGEVLELKNTINTMVDQLNSFAAEVTRVAREVGTEGKLGGQAQVKGVSGTWKDLTDNVNLLAGNLTNQVRNIAEVTTSVAKGDLSKKITVDVKGEVLELKNTINTMVDQLNSFAGEVTRVAREVGTEGKLGGQAQVPGVSGTWKDLTDNVNFMASNLTTQVRGIVKVVTAVANGDLRQKLVVEAKGEVAALAETINNMTTTLSTFADQVSTVAREVGVEGKLGGQARVPGVAGTWKDLTDNVNFMASNLTTQVRGIVKVVTAVANGDLSQKLVGVEAKGEIAALADTINGMTDTLGTFAEQVTTVAREVGIEGKLGGQAKVPGAMGTWRQLTDNVNQLAGTLTSQLRAISDVATAVTKGDLTRSITVNAEGEVAALKDNINQMIVNLKETTQKNQEQDWLKTNLAKFGGMMQGQKNLEAVSRLIMSELTPLVSAHHGAFFLMDAGSNGSAAHLKLTSTYAYRERKHLSNRFALGESLVGQCALEKKTILLTKVPSDYITINSGLGEAAPLNIIVLPVLFEGQVMAVIELASFHPFSAIHQLFLDQLMESIGVVLNMISANMRTEELLQQSQSLTQELQSQSKELTQQQDELRRTNSALAKQAVELEEKAKLLAEQNQQVEEKNREVELARASLEDKAEQLALASKYKSEFLANMSHELRTPLNSLLILAKLLAENKEQHLSAKEVEFAKTIQASGSDLLSLINEILDLSKVEAGKMQVEPRDVPLTEVKEFVERSFQHMAEQKGLGFSVTLAGGLPYGIRTDPQRLQQVLKNLLSNAFKFTDTGRVELRVLPVDNKRMRFENEALNRADRVLAFSVTDTGIGIPQSKQKIIFEAFQQADGSTSRKYGGTGLGLSISREITRLLGGEIRVESQPNKGSTFTLYLPKKYVSPDGDEGGGNGNGGGGNGGGHRSPEPTIEEGLRALNERGPALLDMPAAPSTLVPEAVEDDHDNLREGDRVLLVIEDDAKFARILVDMARERGFKAVVANRGDTGLSLASQLLPDAITLDIQLPVLDGWSVLDRIKRNPRTRHIPVHVISVMDRHQRGATMGAFAYLEKPVSKEALEGAFSHISSFLDRPVKLLLVVEDDAAQRSSISELLGNDAGVEITAVSTGIEARQALEEKEFDCMVFDLLLPDQDGFKLLENIKADPKFKNLPVIVYTSKDLSLAEERELKRHAESVIVKSGLRSPEKLAADTALFLGKVESTAGDRRLLPQVPAPTMNLNGLKVLVVDDDIRNIFALTSALEGKGMEVLTAENGKAGIEVLGAHPDVDAILMDVMMPEMDGYETMRAIRQDARFGALPIIAVTAKALKDDRERCLAAGASDYMPKPVDTDRLAELLRLWRR